Proteins from one Pseudomonas grandcourensis genomic window:
- a CDS encoding multifunctional CCA addition/repair protein: MRIYKVGGAVRDRLLGKPVTDIDWVVVGATTEEMLAKGFRPVGADFPVFLHPKSGEEYALARTERKSGRGYGGFTFHASPEVTLEEDLIRRDLTINAMAEDDQQNLTDPYHGQRDLEARLLRHVSPAFAEDPLRVLRVARFAARYATLGFTVAPETLALMRQLSESGELEALTPERSWKEISRALMEDQPQVFVEVLRACGALKVLMPEVDALFGVPQPPAHHPEIDTGAHTLSVLQQAALHKQPLTVRWACLLHDLGKGLTPEEEWPRHIAHEFKGLKLIKAVNERFKVPRDCQELALLVGEYHTHGHRALELKPSTLLELLQSFDIYRRPQRFEEFIAACEMDARGRKGLEERSYPQADYLRGAATAARSVAVQPLLEKGFKGPELGEAIKRERLKALKAYKETESI, from the coding sequence ATGCGGATTTATAAAGTCGGCGGTGCGGTACGCGATCGCCTGCTGGGCAAACCGGTTACCGATATCGACTGGGTCGTGGTCGGTGCTACCACCGAAGAAATGCTCGCCAAGGGCTTTCGGCCGGTGGGCGCGGATTTCCCGGTGTTCCTTCATCCAAAAAGCGGCGAAGAATATGCCCTCGCCCGCACCGAGCGCAAAAGCGGACGCGGTTATGGCGGGTTCACTTTTCACGCCAGCCCTGAAGTCACCCTCGAAGAAGACCTGATTCGTCGTGACCTGACCATCAATGCCATGGCCGAAGACGATCAGCAGAATCTGACCGACCCGTACCACGGCCAGCGCGATCTCGAAGCGCGCTTGCTTCGTCATGTTTCCCCGGCATTTGCCGAAGATCCTCTCCGGGTCCTGCGTGTTGCCCGCTTCGCCGCGCGCTACGCGACCCTGGGCTTTACCGTTGCCCCGGAAACCCTGGCACTGATGCGCCAGCTCAGCGAGTCAGGCGAACTTGAAGCGCTGACCCCGGAGCGCAGCTGGAAGGAAATTTCCCGCGCCCTGATGGAAGATCAGCCACAGGTGTTTGTTGAGGTTTTGCGCGCATGCGGCGCACTCAAGGTCCTGATGCCCGAGGTCGACGCGCTGTTTGGCGTACCGCAACCACCCGCCCACCACCCGGAAATCGATACAGGCGCACATACCCTGAGCGTGTTGCAGCAAGCCGCACTACACAAACAGCCGCTGACCGTGCGCTGGGCGTGCCTGTTGCACGACTTGGGCAAGGGCCTGACGCCAGAGGAAGAATGGCCGCGACACATTGCCCACGAGTTCAAAGGCCTGAAGCTGATCAAAGCGGTCAATGAACGCTTCAAGGTGCCGAGGGACTGCCAGGAATTGGCACTGCTGGTGGGCGAGTATCACACCCACGGGCATCGCGCTCTTGAGCTGAAGCCATCGACATTGCTCGAATTGCTGCAGAGCTTCGACATCTACCGTCGGCCACAGCGGTTCGAGGAGTTCATCGCAGCATGCGAGATGGATGCGCGTGGGCGCAAAGGGCTTGAGGAAAGAAGTTATCCACAGGCAGATTATTTGCGCGGCGCGGCAACTGCAGCTCGTAGCGTGGCGGTTCAGCCGTTGCTGGAGAAAGGCTTCAAGGGGCCGGAGCTGGGGGAGGCGATCAAGCGCGAGCGGCTAAAAGCCTTGAAAGCCTACAAAGAGACCGAGTCGATCTGA